From one Pseudomonadota bacterium genomic stretch:
- a CDS encoding choice-of-anchor D domain-containing protein: MRSGVRHVVPAIFALVLLVQSISAAPPAFVIAEPEAHDYGSVRVGDLSEAVRITVTNTGERSARINSIRFAERLNFSIVEESSTCLVGLKLPGGGSTCVIDIVFGPVESGDLADTLTVGTNRGRPKISLSGKGLAPDALIEPASRDFLDQPIGKPSAAQAFKVTNTGDADLHVSAIDIAGPDSSDFALMSETCVGEAIAPLDSCNFEIVFTPRGLGPRSAQAEISDDAVSGSPQIVPLSGNGIADVSLAPSAHDFGDRPIGERSPAHEFVVTNGGAADVNISLVAVSGDHPADFAIQADGCTGESLAPEETCSIIADFSPAGVGGRSALLEVHHDSAAASPLVSALLGTGTSGDVSVTPAAVSFPDQLILTGSAPVTVTVENTGAVDLTVGALAIGGVDASEFGLESDLCSGQTLGPAVTCTFDAVFAPATVGVKDARVDIPNDVIVVTVGLTGEGVAPDAAAEPGELAFGDQPVGRPSPLLTVTVTNTGGADLNVSSVSIAGADAADFAISRNTCLGAPVAPAGTCTFAVGFTPGSLGEKEAQAEVADDAISGSPQIVSLSGNGISDVNLNPADYDFGEQLVGTSDTRTFVLTNVGGADLTIATIVPAGPSAADYTIPDAGDGCSGATVAQDDTCSFDVEFSPGGVGGRQAHVEITSDAASGSPDTLPLFGTGIASDVAIFPMNIDFGDQLVGSESDPQEITATNTGEAVLNVDTVMLAGADAGDFEISIDGCTGSSVMPSLSCSVTVVFRPLLVGDKTAQVEIYDDAISGSPQTVPLGGKGVPPMPSVRLVPVSVNFGSQEVGTTGPPQLITLTNSGMAPLNITAITASGEFSQTNDCPAALAAGADCTISASFSPSSEGAKAGAIEVTDDAADSPQRVALSGTGSAAPVSANLSITKAVAPDTAQCRIDVTCTIVVTNTGSSAAENVVVMDTMPGGLAFVSASASQGACESGEASCSLGRLNASDSASVAVVVRPTAAGTITNTATASSDSISQPVSASAVLTVNDVDCGGDGGGGGCSLARETPRPRDRVLSGILASMAAIGALLALHFARARGRSNP; the protein is encoded by the coding sequence ATGAGGAGCGGAGTTCGCCATGTCGTTCCGGCGATATTTGCTCTTGTATTGCTGGTTCAGTCGATATCGGCGGCGCCGCCCGCTTTTGTCATAGCCGAGCCTGAAGCGCACGACTACGGGAGCGTCAGGGTGGGCGACTTGTCGGAGGCCGTGCGCATAACGGTCACAAACACCGGCGAAAGATCTGCGCGGATAAATTCAATTAGGTTTGCGGAGCGCCTCAACTTCTCGATCGTTGAGGAGAGCTCCACCTGCCTGGTCGGACTCAAACTGCCGGGCGGAGGCTCCACCTGCGTCATAGACATCGTATTCGGCCCCGTCGAGTCAGGCGACCTTGCCGACACGTTGACCGTGGGCACCAACCGCGGCAGGCCGAAGATCTCCTTGAGCGGAAAGGGCCTGGCCCCCGACGCGCTCATCGAGCCGGCGTCCAGGGATTTTCTCGATCAGCCGATCGGCAAGCCGAGCGCGGCGCAGGCGTTCAAGGTCACCAACACAGGGGACGCCGATTTGCATGTCTCGGCAATCGACATCGCCGGACCCGATTCCTCGGATTTTGCGCTGATGAGCGAAACGTGCGTGGGTGAAGCGATCGCGCCCCTCGACAGCTGCAATTTTGAAATCGTCTTCACGCCAAGAGGTCTCGGTCCGCGGAGCGCGCAGGCCGAGATATCGGATGACGCGGTCTCCGGGAGTCCGCAGATAGTCCCCTTGAGCGGCAACGGCATAGCGGACGTGAGCCTGGCCCCTTCGGCGCACGACTTCGGAGACCGGCCGATCGGCGAGAGGAGCCCGGCGCATGAGTTCGTCGTGACCAACGGCGGCGCCGCGGACGTGAACATATCCCTGGTTGCCGTCTCCGGCGACCACCCGGCCGACTTCGCAATACAGGCGGACGGCTGCACCGGCGAGAGCCTCGCGCCGGAAGAGACCTGCAGCATCATAGCGGACTTTTCACCGGCCGGCGTGGGCGGAAGAAGCGCCCTGCTCGAGGTCCATCACGATTCCGCGGCCGCAAGCCCCCTGGTCTCGGCGCTCCTCGGCACCGGCACTTCGGGCGACGTGAGCGTCACCCCCGCAGCGGTGAGCTTTCCCGATCAGCTCATTCTGACCGGCAGCGCCCCTGTCACAGTGACCGTGGAAAATACGGGGGCCGTCGATCTCACCGTAGGCGCCCTGGCGATCGGAGGGGTCGACGCTTCGGAGTTCGGCCTGGAGAGCGACCTGTGCTCCGGCCAAACGCTCGGGCCGGCGGTCACCTGCACCTTTGATGCGGTATTCGCGCCCGCGACCGTCGGCGTCAAGGATGCGCGCGTCGACATCCCCAACGACGTGATCGTCGTCACCGTCGGATTGACAGGCGAAGGCGTGGCCCCAGACGCTGCGGCGGAGCCGGGCGAGCTCGCTTTCGGCGATCAGCCTGTGGGCAGGCCGAGCCCGCTGCTCACCGTGACGGTGACCAACACCGGCGGCGCCGACCTGAACGTCTCGTCCGTATCGATAGCCGGCGCGGACGCGGCGGACTTCGCGATATCCAGAAACACATGCCTGGGCGCTCCCGTGGCGCCGGCCGGCACGTGCACCTTCGCGGTCGGATTCACGCCGGGCAGCCTCGGGGAAAAGGAGGCGCAGGCCGAGGTCGCGGACGACGCGATATCCGGCAGCCCCCAGATCGTATCGCTCAGCGGCAACGGGATTTCGGACGTGAATCTCAATCCAGCGGACTATGATTTCGGCGAACAGCTCGTCGGGACAAGCGACACCAGGACCTTCGTGCTCACGAACGTCGGCGGGGCGGACCTGACGATAGCGACCATAGTCCCGGCCGGGCCCTCTGCCGCCGACTATACGATCCCGGATGCGGGCGACGGCTGTTCCGGCGCAACGGTCGCGCAGGACGACACATGCTCGTTCGACGTCGAGTTCTCGCCCGGCGGCGTGGGCGGCAGGCAGGCGCATGTGGAGATAACAAGCGACGCCGCATCGGGCAGCCCCGATACTCTGCCCCTCTTCGGGACCGGCATAGCGTCCGACGTGGCGATCTTCCCCATGAACATCGATTTCGGCGATCAGCTCGTCGGCAGCGAAAGCGATCCGCAGGAGATCACGGCGACCAATACCGGCGAGGCGGTTCTCAACGTCGACACAGTCATGCTGGCCGGTGCCGATGCGGGCGATTTCGAAATCTCCATTGACGGCTGCACAGGCAGCAGCGTCATGCCTTCGCTGTCCTGCTCGGTCACCGTGGTCTTCAGACCTTTACTCGTGGGCGACAAGACAGCGCAGGTCGAGATATACGACGACGCGATATCCGGAAGCCCTCAGACCGTGCCGCTCGGCGGCAAGGGCGTGCCTCCCATGCCTTCCGTGAGGCTCGTGCCTGTGAGCGTCAACTTCGGCAGCCAGGAGGTCGGCACCACAGGCCCGCCGCAGTTGATAACCCTCACCAACAGCGGAATGGCGCCGCTCAACATAACCGCGATCACGGCCAGCGGCGAATTCAGCCAGACCAACGACTGCCCCGCAGCGCTGGCGGCCGGAGCCGACTGCACGATAAGCGCCTCGTTCAGCCCGAGCAGCGAAGGCGCCAAGGCCGGCGCAATCGAGGTGACAGACGATGCGGCCGACAGCCCTCAGAGGGTCGCGCTCAGCGGCACGGGCAGCGCGGCGCCGGTGTCCGCAAACCTCTCGATCACAAAGGCGGTGGCGCCCGACACGGCGCAGTGCAGGATCGACGTGACCTGCACCATCGTGGTGACGAACACCGGGAGCAGCGCTGCGGAAAACGTCGTCGTCATGGATACGATGCCGGGCGGACTGGCATTTGTTTCGGCATCGGCAAGCCAAGGGGCGTGCGAATCCGGCGAAGCGTCATGCAGCCTCGGAAGGCTCAATGCAAGCGACAGCGCCTCAGTCGCCGTCGTCGTGAGGCCGACCGCTGCCGGCACGATCACGAACACGGCGACCGCCTCCAGCGATTCGATATCTCAACCGGTGAGCGCCTCGGCGGTCCTCACCGTGAACGACGTAGACTGCGGCGGCGACGGAGGCGGCGGAGGATGCTCCCTTGCGCGTGAGACGCCTCGACCGCGAGACAGGGTCCTCTCTGGAATCCTGGCATCGATGGCCGCGATCGGCGCGCTTCTCGCTCTGCACTTCGCACGCGCGAGAGGCCGCTCAAACCCGTAA
- a CDS encoding glucosidase: MPNEKTKEQLRLDEAREQKVPWRKWGPYLSERQWGTVREEYSDDGNAWQYFSHDQARSRAYHWGEDGLAGVSDDHGQLCFALALWNGRDPIIKERLFGMTNSEGNHGEDVKEYYFYLDSTPTHSYMKYLYKYPQNAFPYDELVATNKKRTRAEMEYELLDTGVFDEDRYFDVFVEYAKDTPEDLLIRISVANRGPEAADIDLLPTLWFHNTWSWAEGEPRPALKKHKGMEGIGVVEASHEKLGNRYLYCEGDAPLIFTENETNNKRVFGTPNRSPYVKDGINEFVVHENRKAVNPDGTGTKAVARYRLRVGPGETKVVRLKLTANAPQKAAPFGVRFDEIMATRQREADEFYRSITPPKATEDEARVMRQALSGMLWSKQHYFFDLDMWLAEHGANPANPRARAIRNKEWFHMVNDDIISMPDKWEYPWYAAWDLAFHCVALASVDPDFAKSQLDLLFNELYLHPNGQIPAYEWNFSDVNPPVHAWASFYIYNMEKAKRGEGDVHFLKRAFGKLMLNFTWWVNRKDRFGKNVFEGGFLGLDNIGVFDRSAPLPTGGYLEQADGTAWMALFCQNMAEIGAELSVYDPVYEDLTMKFMDHLMWISIAMNRMGGEGEGMWDEEDGFYYDVLRMPDGTAKRLKVRSMVGLLPLCATTIVEKYQRDHMPKLMEHFQNRIKHRPEIMKSVHATGPGHFGCAERGIIALVNEERLRRILARMLDPNEFLSPYGIRALSREHAEHPYEIRVGHDKFTVNYLPAESDTGMFGGNSNWRGPIWLPVNALIIRALQQFYLYYGDNFKIECPTGSGRMMNLYQVSKEIADRLSRIFLKDGQGRRPVFGGAERFQRDPNWRDNILFYEYFHGDNGAGLGASHQTGWTGIVGTMIQLYGFIDPKRILEEGKAAAFRQVAAGR, translated from the coding sequence ATGCCGAATGAAAAGACGAAGGAACAGCTGAGGCTGGACGAAGCGCGCGAACAGAAGGTCCCGTGGAGAAAGTGGGGGCCATATCTCTCCGAGCGGCAGTGGGGGACGGTCCGCGAGGAGTACAGCGACGACGGCAACGCGTGGCAGTATTTCAGCCACGACCAGGCCCGCTCGCGCGCGTACCACTGGGGCGAGGACGGCCTGGCCGGGGTCTCCGACGACCACGGGCAGCTCTGCTTCGCGCTCGCCCTCTGGAACGGCCGCGACCCGATCATCAAGGAGCGGCTCTTCGGGATGACAAACAGCGAGGGAAACCACGGCGAGGACGTGAAGGAGTACTACTTCTACCTTGACTCCACTCCCACGCACTCGTACATGAAGTACCTCTACAAGTACCCGCAGAATGCCTTCCCCTACGACGAGCTGGTCGCCACGAACAAGAAACGGACGCGCGCGGAGATGGAGTACGAGCTCCTCGACACCGGAGTATTCGACGAGGACCGCTACTTCGACGTCTTCGTCGAGTACGCGAAGGACACGCCGGAGGACCTCCTCATCCGGATCAGCGTCGCCAACCGCGGCCCCGAGGCGGCCGACATCGACCTGCTACCCACGCTCTGGTTCCACAACACGTGGTCGTGGGCCGAGGGGGAGCCGAGGCCGGCGCTCAAAAAGCACAAGGGCATGGAGGGGATCGGCGTCGTCGAGGCCTCGCATGAGAAGCTCGGCAACCGCTACCTGTACTGCGAAGGGGACGCGCCGCTGATCTTCACCGAGAACGAGACGAACAACAAGCGGGTCTTCGGCACGCCCAACCGCTCTCCGTACGTCAAGGACGGGATCAACGAGTTCGTCGTCCACGAGAATCGCAAGGCAGTCAATCCGGACGGGACGGGGACGAAGGCCGTTGCCCGCTATCGCCTCCGCGTGGGGCCGGGCGAGACCAAGGTCGTGAGGCTCAAACTCACGGCGAACGCGCCGCAGAAGGCAGCGCCCTTCGGCGTCCGCTTCGACGAGATCATGGCGACCCGCCAGCGCGAGGCGGACGAGTTCTACAGATCCATCACGCCGCCCAAGGCCACGGAGGACGAGGCGCGCGTCATGCGCCAGGCGCTCTCCGGCATGCTCTGGTCCAAGCAGCACTATTTCTTCGACCTCGACATGTGGCTGGCGGAGCACGGGGCTAACCCGGCGAATCCAAGGGCGCGGGCCATCCGCAACAAGGAATGGTTCCACATGGTCAACGACGACATCATCTCCATGCCCGACAAGTGGGAGTATCCCTGGTACGCGGCGTGGGACCTCGCCTTCCACTGCGTCGCGCTGGCGTCGGTCGACCCTGACTTCGCCAAGTCGCAGCTCGACCTCCTCTTCAACGAGCTCTACCTCCACCCCAACGGCCAGATCCCGGCCTACGAGTGGAACTTCAGCGACGTCAATCCCCCGGTCCATGCCTGGGCCTCCTTCTACATCTACAACATGGAGAAGGCGAAGCGCGGAGAGGGCGACGTCCATTTCCTCAAGCGCGCCTTCGGGAAGCTGATGCTCAACTTCACCTGGTGGGTCAACCGCAAGGACCGCTTCGGGAAGAACGTCTTCGAGGGCGGGTTCCTGGGGCTCGACAACATCGGCGTCTTCGATCGCTCGGCGCCGCTGCCGACGGGCGGCTACCTAGAGCAGGCGGACGGCACCGCCTGGATGGCCCTCTTCTGCCAGAACATGGCGGAGATCGGCGCGGAGCTCAGCGTGTACGATCCGGTCTACGAAGACCTGACGATGAAGTTCATGGACCACCTGATGTGGATATCGATAGCCATGAACAGGATGGGCGGGGAGGGCGAGGGGATGTGGGACGAGGAGGATGGGTTCTACTACGACGTCCTTCGCATGCCCGACGGGACCGCGAAGCGCCTCAAGGTCCGCTCGATGGTGGGCTTGCTGCCGCTGTGCGCCACGACGATCGTCGAGAAATACCAGCGCGATCACATGCCGAAGCTGATGGAGCACTTCCAGAACCGCATCAAGCACCGGCCCGAGATAATGAAGTCGGTCCACGCGACCGGGCCCGGGCACTTCGGCTGCGCGGAGCGCGGGATCATCGCGCTGGTCAACGAGGAACGGCTGCGCCGGATCCTCGCCCGGATGCTCGATCCGAACGAGTTTCTCTCCCCTTACGGCATCCGCGCCCTGTCTCGCGAGCACGCGGAGCACCCCTACGAGATCAGGGTGGGCCACGACAAGTTCACGGTGAACTACCTGCCGGCCGAGTCCGACACCGGGATGTTCGGCGGGAACTCCAATTGGCGCGGCCCGATCTGGCTGCCTGTCAACGCCCTCATCATTCGCGCCCTGCAGCAGTTCTATCTGTACTATGGCGACAACTTCAAGATCGAATGCCCGACAGGCTCGGGCCGGATGATGAACCTCTACCAGGTCAGCAAGGAGATCGCCGACCGCCTCTCGCGGATATTCCTCAAGGACGGCCAGGGCCGCAGGCCCGTGTTCGGCGGGGCCGAGAGATTCCAGCGAGATCCGAACTGGCGGGACAACATCCTCTTCTACGAGTACTTCCACGGCGACAACGGCGCGGGACTCGGCGCCTCGCACCAGACCGGATGGACCGGGATCGTCGGAACCATGATCCAGCTCTACGGTTTCATCGATCCGAAGCGGATTCTCGAGGAGGGAAAGGCCGCCGCGTTCAGGCAGGTGGCTGCCGGGCGCTGA
- a CDS encoding DUF4239 domain-containing protein: MDIGSILIFAMLVFTTVIVVIAIRAGRRLGYAAHLRMKDEKESQVSAISAAILGLLAFILAFTFGMVYERYETRKALVRDDAGAIRTAYARSDFLAEPDRDEARRLFQEYVDLRVAAVRSRDIDQVKESMTRSEQIQRRLWELAVVNARKDMNSDIGALYVESLNELIGLHWQRVAIGLQARIPLGIWAVLYLLVILSMLGVGYQAGVSGSAKKSWATPILAVSFSIVITLIASLDRPNSRFIRVPQQPLMDLQTSLAVDAEAH, from the coding sequence ATGGATATCGGCAGCATACTCATCTTCGCAATGCTGGTGTTTACGACCGTCATCGTCGTGATCGCGATCAGGGCGGGACGGCGGCTGGGGTATGCTGCCCACCTGCGCATGAAGGATGAGAAGGAATCGCAGGTCTCCGCGATTTCCGCCGCCATCCTGGGCCTTCTGGCCTTCATCCTGGCCTTCACATTCGGGATGGTCTACGAGCGGTACGAGACCCGCAAGGCGCTGGTGCGCGACGATGCCGGCGCGATCCGCACGGCCTATGCGCGCTCCGATTTCCTGGCAGAGCCGGACCGCGACGAGGCGAGAAGGCTCTTTCAGGAGTACGTGGACCTTCGCGTGGCCGCGGTCAGGTCGCGCGACATCGATCAGGTGAAGGAGTCCATGACCCGCTCGGAGCAGATCCAGCGCAGGCTCTGGGAGCTCGCAGTCGTGAACGCCCGCAAGGACATGAACTCTGACATCGGCGCCCTTTATGTCGAATCGCTCAACGAACTGATCGGACTTCACTGGCAGAGGGTCGCCATCGGGCTGCAGGCCCGGATTCCCCTCGGCATCTGGGCGGTGCTCTATCTCCTGGTCATCCTCAGCATGCTCGGGGTGGGCTACCAGGCAGGCGTCTCGGGCTCTGCAAAAAAATCATGGGCAACGCCTATCCTGGCCGTCTCATTCTCCATCGTGATCACGCTGATCGCATCGCTGGACCGGCCGAACAGCAGGTTCATCAGGGTCCCCCAGCAGCCGCTGATGGACCTGCAGACATCGCTGGCCGTGGACGCCGAGGCTCACTGA
- a CDS encoding RluA family pseudouridine synthase — MKRHPHNSSRQRGEGDGRPAAPRLIDLLRSLKLTNREARNLLDSGKVLYCGVPTADGGREVDVARVVVQRSAPRIRPNRDLAIIHRDPHMVVVYKPPGMMSVSAVGRRDVKSVVGAVRHLLGAAFPVHRLDEPTSGLMMVALTEECRRRIKEILFHHRVERSYLALVSGSFPKEPCTVRTQLVRNRGDGLRGSSADEGEDGAREAVTHLRLLERLGRNASLVEASLETGRTHQVRIHLSEKGYPILGDDLYAPPAARRAAPRLALHAFRLGIRHPFTGAKLAFEAPLADDLEALRRRLLRGQGEPRPS, encoded by the coding sequence TTGAAAAGGCATCCCCACAATTCGAGCCGGCAGCGGGGTGAGGGTGACGGTCGGCCTGCGGCGCCCCGCCTGATCGACCTGCTGCGGTCGCTCAAGCTCACGAACAGGGAAGCGCGAAATCTGCTCGATTCGGGCAAGGTCCTGTACTGCGGCGTCCCCACAGCGGACGGTGGACGGGAGGTGGACGTCGCGCGCGTGGTCGTGCAGCGCAGCGCGCCGCGCATCCGGCCTAATCGCGACCTCGCCATCATCCACCGCGACCCGCACATGGTCGTGGTGTACAAGCCGCCCGGGATGATGTCGGTGTCCGCTGTTGGCCGGCGCGACGTCAAAAGCGTCGTCGGCGCGGTCCGGCATCTTCTCGGAGCGGCCTTTCCGGTCCATCGCCTCGACGAGCCGACCTCGGGCCTGATGATGGTGGCGCTGACCGAGGAGTGCCGGCGCCGCATCAAGGAGATCCTCTTTCACCACAGGGTGGAGCGAAGCTACCTCGCGCTGGTCAGCGGCTCATTCCCAAAGGAGCCGTGCACCGTGCGGACACAGCTGGTGCGCAACCGGGGCGACGGCCTCCGCGGCAGTTCCGCGGATGAGGGCGAAGACGGCGCCAGGGAGGCCGTTACGCACCTGAGGCTTCTCGAGCGCCTCGGCAGGAATGCGTCGCTCGTCGAGGCGAGCCTGGAGACCGGCCGGACCCATCAGGTTCGCATTCACCTGAGCGAGAAGGGCTATCCGATCCTCGGCGACGATCTGTACGCGCCGCCTGCGGCCCGGCGGGCGGCTCCCCGCCTTGCGCTTCACGCCTTCAGGCTCGGGATCAGGCACCCGTTCACCGGCGCAAAGCTCGCGTTCGAGGCGCCGCTCGCCGACGATCTGGAGGCGCTGCGCCGACGCCTGCTGCGCGGGCAGGGAGAGCCCCGCCCGTCCTGA
- a CDS encoding cold-shock protein has protein sequence MDTGTVKFYNEAKGFGFITPDNGGKDLYVHSTAVQNGPIKEGDKVEFEIGQGEKGPRAEKVSRK, from the coding sequence ATGGATACCGGCACCGTCAAGTTTTACAATGAAGCGAAGGGTTTTGGATTCATCACTCCGGACAACGGCGGAAAAGATCTTTACGTGCACTCCACCGCCGTGCAGAACGGGCCGATCAAGGAAGGCGACAAGGTCGAGTTCGAGATAGGCCAGGGTGAAAAAGGCCCTCGCGCTGAAAAGGTCAGCCGCAAATAA
- a CDS encoding right-handed parallel beta-helix repeat-containing protein: protein MKAENADRIKEMDGDGNVVIRWHRDLNMKKTAGLIGVSLMMALLLCLISACDQNPCVISYWVATDGSDSASGDEVHPFLTLAHARDVIRSHKDRGRCSINVNIKGGTYRLAEPLTFNGSDSGAKDAEITYQSAPGEEVVISGAEQVSGWTLHDAALNIWKAQVIADTMPRQLYANGRRATRARTPDYPNYYFPGDTGYKYFYLIGTDPQIPPTWSNPALVEAVTVTQWKMMRCPVAEVIDNIVDYSVIMATPCWTNANVFPYPWNFHLLSWWENAYEFLDEPGEWYLDPGTKTLYYIPRAGEDMAAAEVELPVLEKLVDAAGDASSPVSNIGFKGLNFMYATWYGPNGADGYALDQSGFHLVGTDHSPNIIGHDPNAVGIPGNVSFLYAQDIAFEDNAFAHMGAVALNFGTGSQNNEIVNNTFTDTSAAAIQLGGIALQDHHPETDSQLTRDNRIANNLIEYAGQEFYDAPGIYIGFTTRSTVEHNDIMHVPWSGIAIGWGWGLLDPGGFPGLPHATQYEWGVYDTPSAAQGNQILNNKMQYFLEKLWDGGAIYTTGFQGTSLADGQVISGNVAMNKRPEAGGNTFYTDGGSRYVTLKENVSLGNPQGFVDFGPCLKDSSFPELCLTTGIVPYGADMGGCVPYGDLVFESNYLRDHLDFYDICTNDYYPGAPFNMTFIDNVKVSNASEVPASIIEAAGCL from the coding sequence ATGAAAGCAGAGAACGCGGACCGTATAAAGGAAATGGACGGGGATGGTAATGTCGTCATAAGATGGCACAGAGATCTGAACATGAAGAAGACTGCCGGCCTGATCGGTGTATCCTTGATGATGGCGCTGCTTTTGTGCCTCATATCAGCCTGCGATCAAAATCCCTGCGTGATCAGTTACTGGGTCGCGACCGACGGAAGCGACTCGGCCAGCGGTGACGAGGTACATCCCTTTCTCACCCTGGCGCATGCGCGGGATGTGATCCGCTCTCACAAGGATCGCGGCAGGTGCTCTATCAACGTGAACATCAAGGGGGGCACGTACAGGCTTGCCGAACCGCTGACCTTCAATGGCAGCGACTCCGGGGCCAAGGACGCGGAGATCACCTATCAGTCGGCCCCCGGAGAGGAGGTCGTGATCTCCGGCGCAGAGCAGGTGAGCGGCTGGACGCTCCATGACGCCGCACTGAACATCTGGAAGGCACAGGTGATCGCCGATACGATGCCTCGGCAGCTGTACGCGAACGGCCGGCGAGCGACGCGGGCCCGCACCCCGGACTATCCCAACTACTATTTCCCCGGCGATACGGGGTACAAGTACTTCTATCTCATCGGCACCGACCCGCAGATCCCGCCGACATGGAGCAATCCGGCCCTGGTGGAGGCGGTCACCGTCACGCAGTGGAAGATGATGCGCTGCCCGGTCGCCGAGGTCATCGACAACATCGTCGACTATTCAGTGATCATGGCCACCCCCTGCTGGACGAACGCAAACGTCTTCCCCTATCCGTGGAACTTTCATCTTTTGAGCTGGTGGGAGAACGCCTATGAGTTCCTCGACGAGCCCGGCGAGTGGTATCTGGACCCGGGCACGAAGACCCTCTATTACATCCCCCGCGCGGGCGAGGACATGGCCGCCGCCGAGGTTGAGCTGCCGGTGCTGGAAAAACTGGTGGATGCGGCAGGCGACGCCTCCTCACCCGTGAGCAATATCGGCTTCAAGGGCCTGAATTTCATGTACGCGACGTGGTATGGGCCCAACGGCGCCGATGGCTACGCCCTTGACCAGAGCGGCTTCCATCTGGTGGGGACCGATCACTCTCCCAACATCATAGGACACGACCCGAACGCGGTGGGCATCCCGGGCAACGTGAGCTTCCTATACGCGCAGGACATCGCCTTCGAGGACAACGCCTTCGCCCACATGGGCGCGGTCGCGCTCAACTTCGGGACCGGAAGCCAAAACAACGAGATCGTGAACAACACCTTCACCGACACCTCCGCGGCTGCCATCCAGCTCGGCGGGATCGCTTTGCAGGATCATCACCCCGAGACGGACTCGCAGCTCACCAGGGACAACCGCATCGCAAACAACCTCATCGAGTACGCGGGACAGGAGTTCTACGACGCCCCGGGGATCTACATCGGCTTCACGACGCGCTCCACGGTCGAGCACAACGACATAATGCACGTCCCCTGGTCGGGCATCGCCATCGGATGGGGCTGGGGCCTGCTCGATCCGGGAGGCTTTCCGGGGCTGCCGCACGCGACGCAGTATGAATGGGGGGTCTACGACACGCCCTCCGCGGCGCAGGGAAATCAGATTCTCAACAATAAGATGCAGTATTTTCTCGAGAAACTCTGGGACGGCGGCGCCATCTACACCACCGGCTTTCAGGGGACCTCGTTGGCGGACGGCCAGGTCATCTCGGGCAACGTGGCGATGAACAAGCGCCCGGAGGCGGGCGGCAATACGTTCTATACCGATGGCGGCAGCCGTTACGTCACTCTCAAGGAAAACGTATCGCTGGGCAACCCGCAGGGGTTTGTGGACTTCGGTCCGTGCCTCAAGGACTCCTCATTCCCCGAGCTCTGCCTCACCACGGGCATCGTGCCGTACGGCGCCGACATGGGTGGATGCGTGCCGTACGGGGATCTGGTTTTTGAAAGCAACTACCTGCGCGATCATCTGGATTTCTACGACATCTGCACGAACGATTACTACCCGGGCGCCCCCTTCAACATGACATTCATCGACAACGTGAAGGTGTCGAACGCAAGCGAGGTGCCGGCATCGATCATCGAAGCTGCCGGATGCCTGTGA
- the tsaA gene encoding tRNA (N6-threonylcarbamoyladenosine(37)-N6)-methyltransferase TrmO, producing MTDAITIHPIGIIRTPYDEPSGMPIQGRFKDDVTGRAELFPEYWDGLKDLDGFSHAILICHFNRAKEAKLRGRPFLEDEEHGIFAIRSPNRPNHIGLSVVRLLKVEDGVVVFGEVDILDETPLIDIKPYVSHFDARENVKNGWIEKHFEDGSYPKRVIRR from the coding sequence ATGACCGACGCCATAACGATTCACCCCATCGGCATCATCCGCACCCCCTACGACGAGCCGAGCGGCATGCCGATCCAGGGCCGCTTCAAAGACGACGTTACGGGCCGCGCGGAGCTGTTCCCTGAATACTGGGACGGCCTCAAAGACCTCGATGGATTTTCCCATGCGATCCTGATCTGTCACTTCAACAGGGCCAAGGAGGCGAAGCTTCGCGGCCGTCCCTTCCTTGAGGATGAGGAGCACGGCATCTTCGCCATCCGCAGCCCAAACAGGCCGAACCACATCGGCCTTTCGGTCGTGCGCCTCCTGAAGGTGGAGGATGGCGTGGTCGTCTTCGGGGAGGTCGATATCCTCGACGAGACGCCGCTCATCGACATCAAGCCATACGTGTCGCACTTCGATGCCCGGGAGAACGTGAAGAACGGCTGGATCGAGAAGCATTTTGAGGACGGCAGTTATCCGAAGAGGGTCATCCGACGCTGA